In Spinacia oleracea cultivar Varoflay chromosome 5, BTI_SOV_V1, whole genome shotgun sequence, a single window of DNA contains:
- the LOC110796215 gene encoding uncharacterized protein At5g02240 isoform X2 yields the protein MATDSNKPTVLVTGAGGRTGQIVYNKLKERSDHFNGRGLVRTEESKQTIGGADDVFVGDIRDPDSIAPAIQGVDALVILTSGVPIMKPGSNPAKERPEFCFADGAYPEQVDWIGQKNQIDAAKAAGVKQIVVVGSMGGTNPNHPLNSLGNGNILVWKRKAEQYLADSGIPYTIIRAGGLLDKPGGLRKLLVGKDDELLQTETRTVPRADVAEVCLQALKHEEAKFKAFDLTSIAEGSGEPTTDFGAFFSQVTTRF from the exons ATGGCGACTGATTCCAACAAGCCTACCGTCCTTGTTACTGGTGCTGGTGGTAGAACTG GGCAAATTGTTTACAATAAGTTGAAGGAAAGATCCGATCACTTCAATGGGAGAGGTTTGGTCCGAACAGAAGAGAGTAAGCAGACCATTGGTGGAGCAGATGATGTTTTTGTTGGAGACATTAGGGATCCTGATAGCATTGCCCCTGCAATCCAGGGTGTTGATGCTCTAGTTATTCTTACTAGTGGTGTACCAATTATGAAGCCAGGATCTAATCCTGCCAAAGAAAGGCCTGAATTCTGTTTTGCAGATGGAGCATATCCAGAGCAG GTTGACTGGATAGGACAGAAGAATCAAATAGATGCCG CCAAAGCTGCTGGTGTAAAGCAAATTGTGGTGGTGGGATCTATGGGAGGAACAAACCCTAACCATCCCTTAAACAgccttggaaatggaaatatattg GTTTGGAAGAGAAAGGCAGAACAGTATCTGGCAGACTCTGGAATCCCATATACAATCATAAG GGCTGGAGGCTTGCTGGACAAACCTGGAGGTCTCAGGAAATTGCTTGTCGGGAAGGATGATGAACTTCTTCAAACAGAGACAAGAACTGTTCCGAGGGCTGATGTTGCAGAAGTCTGCCTTCAg GCATTGAAACATGAGGAGGCGAAGTTTAAGGCATTTGACTTGACTTCAATAGCAGAGGGGAGTGGTGAACCAACTACAGATTTTGGCGCTTTTTTCTCCCAAGTCACAACTCGTTTTTAA
- the LOC110796216 gene encoding uncharacterized protein translates to MAYEDRYVQAPKYDCLLFDLDDTLYPLSSGLSKGVLKNIQDYMVEKLGIDRSKIDDLSNLLYKNYGTTMAGLRAIGYDFDYDEYHSFVHGKLPYENLKPDPVLRNLLLSTPIRKVIFTNADETHAIKALSKLGLEDCFEGIICFETLNPIHKNFASDDEDDIEFVGTKPKTLPNDNNANNDTQIFDIISHFANQNDATTLPKTPVICKPSEYAIEKALKIANLNPSKTIFFDDSVRNIVAGKRVGLDTVLVGTCHRPKGADYALESIHNLREALPELWELADIRTEIYSDKISIETSVIA, encoded by the exons ATGGCATACGAGGATCGCTACGTACAAGCCCCAAAATATGATTGCCTTTTGTTTG ATTTAGACGATACTTTGTATCCTCTTAGCTCGGGGTTGTCAAAAGGAGTATTGAAGAACATTCAAG ACTATATGGTCGAAAAGCTAGGCATAGACAGGAGTAAGATAGATGATTTGTCTAACCTTTTATACAAGAACTACGGCACGACAATGGCTGGTCTAAGG GCAATTGGCTACGATTTTGACTACGATGAATATCATAG TTTTGTTCATGGAAAATTGCCTTACGAGAATCTTAAACCGGACCCTGTTCTACGAAACCTTTTATTGAGCACTCCTATTCGTAAAGTT ATTTTTACAAATGCGGATGAGACCCACGCTATTAAGGCGCTAAGCAAGCTCGGGTTGGAGGATTGCTTCGAGGGTATAATCTGTTTTGAGACCCTTAACCCGATCCATAAAAATTTTGCATCGGATGATGAAGACGATATTGAGTTTGTGGGTACAAAGCCAAAGACCCTTCCAAATGACAACAATGCTAACAACGATACTCAAATATTCGATATAATTAGTCATTTCGCCAACCAAAATGATGCAACCACATTGCCAAAGACACCCGTCATTTGTAAACCTTCAGAATATGCAATTGAAAAGGCACTTAAGATTGCCAATTTGAACCCTTCAAAAACA ATATTCTTTGATGATAGTGTCAGAAATATAGTGGCTGGAAAACGTGTGGGTCTTGACACTGTACTG GTGGGTACTTGTCATCGACCAAAAGGAGCAGATTATGCACTGGAGAGCATCCACAATCTAAGAGAAGCATTGCCAGAGCTTTGGGAATTAGCTGATATCAGGACTGAAATTTACTCCGACAAAATATCAATTGAGACTTCTGTCATTGCTTAA
- the LOC110796215 gene encoding uncharacterized protein At5g02240 isoform X1 — protein sequence MGSITYNGPLLSFSCNFNLSHRKYGCSSSSSLLASSSFFPSHSLTSASTSSSCSWSDNRRRFIPRFCVAMATDSNKPTVLVTGAGGRTGQIVYNKLKERSDHFNGRGLVRTEESKQTIGGADDVFVGDIRDPDSIAPAIQGVDALVILTSGVPIMKPGSNPAKERPEFCFADGAYPEQVDWIGQKNQIDAAKAAGVKQIVVVGSMGGTNPNHPLNSLGNGNILVWKRKAEQYLADSGIPYTIIRAGGLLDKPGGLRKLLVGKDDELLQTETRTVPRADVAEVCLQALKHEEAKFKAFDLTSIAEGSGEPTTDFGAFFSQVTTRF from the exons atgggATCAATAACATATAATGGCCCACTGCTTTCATTTTCCTGCAATTTCAATCTGTCTCACCGTAAATATGGTTGCtcatcttcatcatcactactagcttcttcttccttcttcccgTCTCATTCTCTCACCTCCGCTTCCACCTCGTCTTCTTGTAGTTGGAGTGACAACAGAAGAAGATTTATTCCAAGATTTTGTGTTGCAATGGCGACTGATTCCAACAAGCCTACCGTCCTTGTTACTGGTGCTGGTGGTAGAACTG GGCAAATTGTTTACAATAAGTTGAAGGAAAGATCCGATCACTTCAATGGGAGAGGTTTGGTCCGAACAGAAGAGAGTAAGCAGACCATTGGTGGAGCAGATGATGTTTTTGTTGGAGACATTAGGGATCCTGATAGCATTGCCCCTGCAATCCAGGGTGTTGATGCTCTAGTTATTCTTACTAGTGGTGTACCAATTATGAAGCCAGGATCTAATCCTGCCAAAGAAAGGCCTGAATTCTGTTTTGCAGATGGAGCATATCCAGAGCAG GTTGACTGGATAGGACAGAAGAATCAAATAGATGCCG CCAAAGCTGCTGGTGTAAAGCAAATTGTGGTGGTGGGATCTATGGGAGGAACAAACCCTAACCATCCCTTAAACAgccttggaaatggaaatatattg GTTTGGAAGAGAAAGGCAGAACAGTATCTGGCAGACTCTGGAATCCCATATACAATCATAAG GGCTGGAGGCTTGCTGGACAAACCTGGAGGTCTCAGGAAATTGCTTGTCGGGAAGGATGATGAACTTCTTCAAACAGAGACAAGAACTGTTCCGAGGGCTGATGTTGCAGAAGTCTGCCTTCAg GCATTGAAACATGAGGAGGCGAAGTTTAAGGCATTTGACTTGACTTCAATAGCAGAGGGGAGTGGTGAACCAACTACAGATTTTGGCGCTTTTTTCTCCCAAGTCACAACTCGTTTTTAA